DNA sequence from the Paenibacillus physcomitrellae genome:
CTTATAACCTGAAAGTATCCGAAGAGGAAAAAATCTACGCCAAGCTTATCTCGCAAAGCGACATGAAGCACATTCATATCGCTCCGCATGCGCTTAGAGCGGCTGCGACCTTCTCCATTCTGACCCGTTTGAAGGAAAGCAAAAAGCAGGGCATCGATCTGTACAAGAAAATGCGCCTGTATGACGGTGAGGAGCTGGAGGGCTTCAAGGAAGCCGATTTGAAGGAGCTGCAGAACGAATATTTGGATGAAGGCATGTCCGGCGTCGATCCTCGGTATGTCATCAACCGGATTTCCAGTGCTCTGATTAAACAAAATCTGGATTCGATCAATGCGCTCGATATTTTGCGGGCGATCAAGGACGGCCTTGACCAACATGCTTCCATTACCAAAGAAGAACGCGAGCGTTATTTGAACTTTATTTCGATCGCACGTAAGGAATACGACGAGCTGGCTAAGAAAGAGGTGCAGAAAGCGTTTGTCTATTCTTTTGAAGAGTCGGCCAAAACGCTATTCGAAAATTATCTGGATAACATCGAAGCCTTCTGCAGCTGGACTAAAATCCGCGATCCGCTGACCGACGAGGAGCTTGATCCGGATGAGCGCCTGATGCGTTCCATCGAAGAACAGATCGGCATTTCCGAAAATGCCAAAAAAGCTTTTCGCGAAGAAATCATGATCCGCATCTCGACTTATTCCAGAAAAAACAGAAAATTCGAATACCATCACCACGACCGTCTGCGCGAAGCGATCGAGAAAAAGCTGTTCGCTGACCTGAAAGACATTGTCAAAATCACGACTTCGACCAAAACGCCGGATGAGACGCAGCTTAAACGGATCAACGAGGTCATCAAACGTCTGGTCGACGAACATGGCTATTCAACCGTCTCGGCTAATGATTTGCTTCGTTATGTGGGATCGCTGCTGAACCGTTGATGTGAGGAAGCTGTGAGGGTAGGAAGCCGGGAAAGACGAGATAGACCTGGGCCTAAACCAAGAATAAACTGAAATGGACCGAAATAGACTTTAAATAGTGTAAAAACCAGACCGGTGAAACCCGGTCTTTCTTTTGTTATGGGGTGTTTAACGGTGAAACCGCCTGAAGGAAGAGCTGTTTGGTCTAAAACTGTCGGATCAAAAATAAACCCTGATCAACGGCTGGCACCGGATCAGGGTCTGATAGGGAGGGTATTTTGAGGGGATCTCGCATTAAGGATGATTCAGAACATACTCTTTCAGCGCTCGTTTGAATACATACTGCCGGGTCACAGGTTTCCGGTCGTAAAGCAGCACGCCGCTGCTGACGATTTGAGCCTTGTGAGCGGGCAACGCCTTGTTGAAATCGACGATCATGACCTCTCTGTCCAGAAATAAAGACAATTCGTGAACGGCTTTGGCTTGAACTTCGGATGAAAGTGAGGAGTCGGATAAATAAGCAACATTGACATTGCTGTCCTTCCAAAGCGACTGATTGGCTGCGGAACCGAACAGGACAACGGAATAAGCTTGAAAATGACGGGCAAGACAGCGGACAATCTGAACCTTCTGTTCCTCGGTTAACCCGGCCATAATTTCCACTCCTTTATTTTCATCATTTCTTGCTTCTACCATATATAAATCTGACTTAAATGTAAATGTATTTGACATGAAAAAGCGATTTGAATATTTTTTCAGTGTTTAAATTACATTTATTAGAAAATAATACTGTTCGACTGCTCTTCTTTGTAGTGTAAGATACCTGTTTCGCGGGATGTTCATGTCAGGTATAGGCGTGCCAATGAACACAAAGACGCTGCAAGCCTTGGCTTGCAGCGTTCTTTGCGCTAACGTCCCGCGTTCGGTTAAGCTAGATCTCGCGCCTTTGTTAATCCCGCCTTACAGGAAGGTTTTTCTCCATTCCAACAGCTGAGGCAATTCCACTTCATTCATGACACAGTTCAAGTAAAGGGGTTCCCTTAAATCCAGATAATCGTCGTCATAGCCGGATTCTATCAATTTGGTTATGACCGGGATGCTTTGCTTGGAGCCCATAAAGCACAGGCTGGCTGCCAGTTTGGTGGCATGCGTTAAATTCCGCTCCTTCTGCAGGAGGGAAAGAACGGCCGGTTCAGCGGCAGGGTCGCTTATGCGCCCGAGGCAATCGGCGGCATACAGCTTGAAATAATCGTCCTGTTCCTTCGCGTACCGTTCGGCGAGCCGGCTCACGACGTCCTCCGACCCGATGCGGACCAAGGCGTCACACGCCTGCTCTGCCAGCAGGTCGTTAGTCGAGGCCAAATAGTCGATGAGCAGCGGCACAGCGGAAGCCAGCTTCATTTTTCCGGCTGCCTGCGTGTAATAAACCGACTCATAATTGGCAGTGTCTTCCGGATCGGCTTGCTCGAGCTTGCTGATTACGTATTCGGGAGTCAAAGCTTGTTTGCTTATAGCCACGTTAACCAGATAATCGAGATAATCGTACTCAAGATCATCGTATTCCAGCCCCCGGCTCGCTTCAATCATCTGCTGCAGCGTTTCGCGGAGCTGTTCCGGCTCCATTTGGCCGATGCGGATATGTTCTTCGGCTTTCACGCTGGTTTCGTCCTGCAGGGGTTGCAGCTCGGCAAGCACCTGCTCCAGCAGGGAAGGAGGGCTGCTTAGCAGCGTTTGCTGAATATGTAGGCGGCTGTTGCCTTTGAGAGAGCTTTTGCTCAGCAGCTTGGCCATCCGGGATACCGTTTCGGCCGATTGTGGAAAAGAGGAAACAAGATGCAGATAAATCCGGTCCGGCGTGAGAGACCCGGAAAGCTTGTCCAGCACACGCTCCATGATGCCTTCCGTATAATTAAAGCTTTCGGCAAAATATTGGATCGCTCCGTTGCTGACAATGTCGTCTTTATGGGTCAGGTACGCTTTGACCTGTTCGGAAGTGTACATAACTTTTCTATTCCTTTCTTGTAAACAAGAGTGGCTTTTATTATATCACACAAAAAATCCCCCGGCCCAAACCCGCAAAGGAATGAGCCGAAGGATTAGAGAGAGGAGCATATGCGGCTATGCCGCTGTGCCACTTAAGCTTAACTACGAGGCCTATAACATTTTGCGGTAATGTTTTTTTCCGTCGTAACTGAACATGGCCTTCTGGCCTTCCACTACTGTTTCGAGATGCACGGGACGGCCCCAAAGCGTATAAACGTAAGGCAGCGTACGTTCCAGATACTTTAGATCGAGCTCGATGCCCTCATAACGGTGCTGCAGCATCAGCTCGCCGGTGCGTTTGAAGTCGCCGTCGACTACGACGATATAAGGGCTGCCTCCGTTCACGCGGGAGTAAACCAGCTGGTCGCGGATATGCTCCCAAGTCTTGTCGGTGATTTTCCACTCCGGCCCCTGTTTCTCGAATACGTACAGATCCAGGTCCTTCACCAGATCCTTGGTCAAGTAGTTGCGGATGAAGGAGGTATCCATATCCAGCTCCCGCACTTCGAAAATTTTCTCGCGGCCTTTGCCGGGCCTCCGGCCGAGCCGGCTCTGCTCCTCTTCGGTCGGTTTATCCCAACGCCGTTCGATGTCCTCAAAGATTTTAAGCCCCAAGTAATAGGGATTCAAGCTCTGCGTGGACGGCTGGACGACAGACGAATTCAGCTTGGCGTATTCGATCGTTTCGTCGCTCGTCAAATCGAGCTCGCGCATGATCCGCTGATGCCAATACGAAGCCCAGCCTTCGTTCATGATTTTCGTCTCCATTTGCGGCCAGAAGTAGAGCATTTCATCCCGCAGCATCGTCATGATGTCCCGCTGCCAATCCTCCAGTATCTCGGAATATTCCTGGATGAACCACATCAGGTCTTTTTCGGGTTCAGGCGGGAAGGGGATCCGGGCGGCATCTGGATCTTCGGGGGCTTTCGGAGTACCCAGCTCATCCAATGACCATAGATCCTGATAGGCACCTTCTGATGCAGCTTGTTTGGTTTCCTGCTTGGCTTCCCTGATTTTCTCCTCGGTGTAGCGGCGTTTGTCGAGCTTGCGGGGTTTGATGATTTGAGGGTCGACATGCTCCTGGATCGACAGGACGGCATCGATAAATTTTTCGACATTATCGGAACCGTAGGTTAATTCATATTGGGCGATCCGTTCCGCTGTAGCGGACATGCTTTCTACCATATCCCGGTTGGAGGCGGAGAACCGGACATTATTTTTAAAGAAATCACAGTGTGCAAGCACATGGGCCACGATCAGTTTGTTCTGGACCAGGGAGTTGCCGTCGAGCAGAAAAGCGTAGCAGGGATTGGAATTGATCACCAGCTCATAGATTTTGCTTAGTCCGAGGTCGTATTGCATCTTCATTTTATTGAAGCTTTTGCCGAAGCTCCAGTGGCTGAAGCGGGTCGGCATGCCGTAAGCGCCGAAGGTGTATATGATGTCGGCCGGGCAGATCTCATAACGCATGGGGTAGAAATCAAGACCGAAGCCTTCGGCTATTTCGGTGATTTGATCGATTGCCCGTTCCAACTGGTTGATTTCATCCTGACTCATTTTCGATCCCTCCGTAAGGACTTATTTGGTCTATTTAAGTTTATGGACGGGAAGCCTTGATCATGACAAAGCCTTTGCCCTCGCTATAAGGAATCTCCTAAAAGGAACTCGGCATAGGGGATCTCTCTGTGCGAAAATTTATGCTATAATTCAGATAAGCTGCACACCTATCAAGATGGGTTGTCGCAGGACGGGACAAGGGGATTTTTGTTGGCCGGATTCATTGGAATCCGGCTTTGTTCATTTAATAACGCAAGTGAATATGGTCAGGCAGGTGAAGTTTGTTTGTCATACGAAATAGCGATTTCCGTCCGGCCATTGGTCGAGTATGTCTACCGGAGCGGCAGTATCACGGGCGGCTTCCGGACCAATGCCACGATGCAGGAGGGCACCCGGATTCATCAGAGCATCCAGAAAACCTATGCCGAGACAGATCAGAAGGAAGTGTTTCTGTCCGCCGAAATCCCTTATGGCGATTTACTGTTTAAGATAGAAGGACGCTGCGACGGACTCATCCAGCTGGATAGTCAATGGACGATTGACGAAATAAAATCCACGGCCGCGCCGCTGCAGGAATTGGAGGACGGTCTTCCGGTACATTGGGCCCAAGGGAAAATGTATGCCTACATGTATGCCAAGGCGGAGGGGCTGGCGTCCATGCAGGTTCAGCTCACTTACGTGCGGACCGGAAGTGGTGAGCAGAAGAAGCTGCTCGTTTCTCATACCTTTGATGAGCTGGAAGCCTATACGCTGGAAGTGATCGCGGCTTATGCGCCGTATGCCGAAATGCTGAGACGGCATGAAGAAGAGCGGAACGGATCGATCGCGGAGCTTCCGTTTCCCTTCCCATCTTACCGGGCGGGCCAGCGGAAGCTTGCAGGAGCGGTTTTCAAAACGATCCAGGAAGGCGCAGGGCTGATGGCCAAAGCGCCGACAGGCATCGGAAAAACGATGTCCACTTTGTTTCCGGCCGTCAAAGCGGTCGGGGCAGGGCATATCAGTAAGATTTTTTATTTAACGGCACGGACGACAACGCGGGCTACGGCCGAGGAGGCTTTTTCCAGGATGCAGGCTCAAGGTCTCCATCTGAACTCGGTGACGATTACGGCGAAAGACAAGATCTGCTTCAAGGAAGAGGAAGCCTGCGATGCCGGACATTGCAGCTTATGCGAAGGTTATTACGACCGGATCAACGGTGCGGTGCTGGATATCATGGAGAATGAGACAATCATGACCCGGCCCATCATAGAGGCCTATGCCCGGAAGCATCGGGTTTGTCCATTTGAGTATTCGCTCGACATCGCTTATGCCGCTGATGCTGTCGTATGTGATTACAACTATATCTTTGATCCGCGTGTTTCCCTGAAGCGGCTGGTCGAGGAGCAGAAGAAACAAACGGCTGTACTGGTGGATGAGGCCCATAATCTGGTCGACCGGGGCCGGGCCATGTTTTCAGCAGAGCTGATCAAATCGGTGTTTCTCAGCATCAAAAGCGAATATAAGGCGGCGAATGAGGGCCTTTCCCGAGCGGCCGGAGAGGTCAACTCCTTCCTCGCTGCGGTCAAGAACAACTGCAGCAGCGAAGGGCGCATCATCCAGGCCGAACTACCTGAGGAATTGATCACAAAGCTCGAAAAATTCGTGGAGGCTGCCGAAATCGAACTGGCCGCAAACGGAGCGGCGGCGTCTTCCCAGGTTAGTCTTGAGGCGCAGGAAGAACTGCTCAGCACTTATTTTATGGCGCAAAACTTTATCCGGATGGCCAAGCTGTATGATGACCATTATTTAACGTATGCCGAAATCATCCGTACCGAATTTCGAATCAAGCTGTTTTGCCTCGATCCTTCGGAGCTGCTCCGCCAGGCCGGCAAAGGTTACCGCTCGATCATTTATTTCTCGGCCACTTTGTCTCCGATGAGCTATTACCGGGACATGCTTGGTGCGGATCAAGAAGATTACACGCTCAGCATCCCTTCGCCGTTCCGCAAGGAACAGCTGGATGTGCGGCTTGTTCCGCTGTCGGTCAGATACAATGACCGGGAGAGTTCCAAAAGGACGATCGCCAGACTGCTCCAGCAGGTTTGCGAGGAGAGGAGCGGCGGCAATTTGCTTGTCTTCTTCCCTTCTTATTCATATATGCAGGAAGTATACGATACGTATGTGCAGGAAGAAGGGGAAGGCGTGGACGTCGTTCTGCAGCAGTCCTCCATGTCGGAGGAGGAGCGGGAAACGTTTCTGGCAGGATTCCAGCCGAACCCTGAGCGGACGCACCTTGGTTTTGCCGTACTGGGCGGCGTCTTCTCGGAAGGCGTGGATCTTCCCGGTGACCGGCTCGGCGGCGTGATCGTGGTCGGCACCGGTCTGCCGCAAATTGGGCTTGAGAACAATATGCTGCGGGATTATTTTAATCAGACGGGACGCAACGGGTTTAATTATGCTTATATCTTTCCGGGAATGAACAAGGTGCTGCAGGCCGGAGGAAGGCTGATCCGGACCGAGCAGGACGAAGGGGTGCTGGTGCTGGTGGATGACCGGTTTGCCCAAGATCCTTACCGTTCTCTGCTGCCGGAAGAGTGGCGGGAATATAAGCGGGTTCATCCGGCTTCGATTTGAAGCTGAAGCGGATACTGGACCGGATGCTGCCGGTGTCTGATGGGATCTAATTGGATTCGCCATGCTTCCTAATGCTCCTGATATAAAACAAAAACCATGGCCCTGTTCATCAGGGCCATGGTTGGTTTTGCTGCATTTCAAAGCGGTATTTTTTAATAGAGGGGCTGCTTTTATTTGATGCCTTTCATTGCTCTTTGAATAATCGGAGAGAGGGCGAACAGAACCACACCAAGTCCAATTGAGAGAACCCCGATAATACCGAAATAGGCCATTTCAGACTCCGGCGAATACAGCTTGACGACCTGGGCATTGATTGCCTGAGCGGCTGCGTTGGTCAGGAACCATAAGCTCATCGTTTGGGCAGAGAACGCTGCCGGAGCCAGTTTGGTCGTAGCCGACAAACCTACCGGCGACAAACAAAGCTCGCCAATCACGACGATCAGGTAGCTGAGCACGAGCCACAGCGGATTTACCAGGCTGTCGCTCCCGCCGAAATAAGCCGGGAGCAGGATAACCAGGAAAGATAATCCCGCGAACAAAAGCCCAAGAGAAAATTTCTTAGCCACAGAGGGCTGCCTGTTGCCGAGTTTGACCCAGATCCAGGCAAATACAGGTGCCAGAATGATAATGAACAGCGGGTTCAGTGATTGGAACCAGGCAGGGGTAAGCGTAATGCCTGCAAACTCCAGCTGGGTCCTTTCTTTGGCGTAAGCCGCCAGAATGGTAGAACCTTGTTCCTGAATGGCCCAGAACATAACGGCTGCGATAAAGAGCGGGATATAAGCCAATATCCGGGAACGCTCTACACGCGAAGTTTTGGGACTATGATACATAACCAGGAAATAAAGGGCCGGAATAATGATCCCCAGGATGCCGACCAGCAGAATGAACCGGTCAAAGGTGAGAAGTTTCGTCACAATTCCGATGTAAGCCAAAATCGCCACAATAAGAACTCCAACGACGATCCATGTATATACTTTCTTTTTCTCGCCTGCTGCAAGCGGGTTGGCTACGACGGTTCCTGCCAAGCCGAGGAATTTTTTCTTGGTTAAAGCAAAGACCACAAGTCCAAGGAACATCCCTACGGCCGCTACCCCGAAACCGAGGTGATAGTTGTATTCGCCAAGCGTACCTACAATAAGTGGCGACAAGAAGCCGCCGAGGTTGATGCCCATGTAAAAAATGCTGAAGCCTGCGTCCCGGCGCTGATCTTCCGGCGTATAAATTTCTCCGACTACACTGGAGACGTTTGGTTTGAGCAGGCCTGTGCCAAGCACGATCAGTACCATCGAAACAAAGAAAAGGGCTACGCTGCCCGGTATAGCGAGCACGATATGACCGAACATGATAAGCACGCCGCCATAGAAGACTGCCTTGGATGTTCCGAATACACGGTCGGCAAGCCAGCCGCCGATAATGCCCGACATATAGACGAGGGAGCCATAAATCGACATGATGGATAAGGCGGTAGTTTGGTCTATACCGAGACCACCGTTCATAACGGTGTCGTACATATAGTACAAGAGGATAGCTCTCATTCCATAATAGGAGAACCGTTCCCAGAATTCTGTGAAGAATAGAGTGAACAACCCTTTAGGATGTCCAAAAAAACCTTTCTGCGGGACACTTTCTGCTATGTCCTTTTTAGTGATTTCTGCCATGAATTAACCTCCTGCTGCTTCTGTAATGACTAAGATGTTGCTGCCTTGTGCTCTAGCTGTTTCTCCATGCTCGATTAGGGCAGTAAAGCTAAAATTATACCGCTAAAGAACGAATTTGAACAGTATGTATATTGTTAGATACGGAGCAAGGTCCTTCCGTATTTATACCCATCTTTCTTGGAAAATAACAATGTCCCTCAAATTAGGATGAAGGGCCCTTCCTCCGAAGATCCATGGAGGTTGAGGCCCTTATTTCCTTGAAAGGATTCACTGTTCTTTATTTAAGCTTTCACTTCCTGCTTCTGAAAAAAATGCTTCAGCGCGCCATAAACCTCGCCGCGCTCCTTGATGATATAGTGCTTGAACTCCGGCTTCTTGATATTTCGGTAAGCCGACATCAGCGTGCTGCTGCGGTTGTATTGATTCACCTCGCCGTAGCCGAACATGTTGCTCCGCTTCAGCAGCTCGTCGATCAGTTTCACGCACCGTTCGTTATCGGACGTCAGGTTGTCGCCGTCCGAGAAATGGAACGGATAGATGTTGTAGCTCGATATCGGGAAGCGGCTGTCGATAATTTCAAGCGCTTTAAGATAAGCGGAGGAGCAGATCGTACCGCCGCTTTCGCCGCGGTTGAAGAAATCCTCTTCTGACACTTCTTTGGCTTCCGTATGATGGGCGATGAAGACAATCTCCACCTTCTCATACTGCTTCCGCAGGAAGCGGGTCATCCAGAAGAAGAAGCTGCGGGCGCAGTATTTTTCGAAAGAACCCATCGACCCTGAGGTATCCATCATGGCGATAATGACCGCGTTGGAATGGGGAACAATGATTTCTTCCCACGTCTTGTACCGCAGATCATCCGGCGAGATGCCGTGGATACCCGGTTGGCCTTGTCTGGCGTTGCGGCGCAGATTCTCAAGAATCGTCCGTTTCTTGTCAATGTTGGACATGATCCCTTTTTTGCGGATGTCGTTGAAGCGGATCGCCTCGGTTTCGACTTCCTGTTTGTCTTTCTCCTTCAAATGGGGCAGCTCAAGCTCACTGAATAAAATATCTTCCAGATCCTCGATATTGACCTCGGCCTCTACGACATCGTCACCCGGCTGGTCGCCGGCTTCGCCGCCTTTACCGGGCTTGCCTGCTTTTCCCGGACGATCCCGGGCCAGCACATCTCCGACCTCGGAGCTGCCATCCCCCTGACCGACATGTTTTTGTTTATTGAAATTATGGACAAACCGGTATTCCTCCAGATTGCGAAGCGGAATTTTCACGATCTGTTTGCCGTCAGACATGATGATATTTTCTTCAGACACTAGATCGGAAAGGTTTTCCTTGATCGCTTCCTTGATTTTTTGCTGATGGCGCTGCTGATCCTGGTATCCTTTCCTGTGTAAAGACCAATCCTCTCGGGAAACAACAAAATTATGCGATGAAGACGACACTTGCGGCACCTCCCCGGTTGAAGTCACAGCCTAAGACAATAAAACGATTGTAAATAAAGTATATTCGCGAGAGTGTCCGATATGTGAGGGAGTTCGCCGTCTGAGTGGGAGGAATTTTGTTTTTCTTCATTATATGAACGCGAGCGGGCGCGGGATT
Encoded proteins:
- a CDS encoding nucleotidyltransferase domain-containing protein, which gives rise to MAGLTEEQKVQIVRCLARHFQAYSVVLFGSAANQSLWKDSNVNVAYLSDSSLSSEVQAKAVHELSLFLDREVMIVDFNKALPAHKAQIVSSGVLLYDRKPVTRQYVFKRALKEYVLNHP
- a CDS encoding HEAT repeat domain-containing protein, translating into MYTSEQVKAYLTHKDDIVSNGAIQYFAESFNYTEGIMERVLDKLSGSLTPDRIYLHLVSSFPQSAETVSRMAKLLSKSSLKGNSRLHIQQTLLSSPPSLLEQVLAELQPLQDETSVKAEEHIRIGQMEPEQLRETLQQMIEASRGLEYDDLEYDYLDYLVNVAISKQALTPEYVISKLEQADPEDTANYESVYYTQAAGKMKLASAVPLLIDYLASTNDLLAEQACDALVRIGSEDVVSRLAERYAKEQDDYFKLYAADCLGRISDPAAEPAVLSLLQKERNLTHATKLAASLCFMGSKQSIPVITKLIESGYDDDYLDLREPLYLNCVMNEVELPQLLEWRKTFL
- a CDS encoding SpoVR family protein, giving the protein MSQDEINQLERAIDQITEIAEGFGLDFYPMRYEICPADIIYTFGAYGMPTRFSHWSFGKSFNKMKMQYDLGLSKIYELVINSNPCYAFLLDGNSLVQNKLIVAHVLAHCDFFKNNVRFSASNRDMVESMSATAERIAQYELTYGSDNVEKFIDAVLSIQEHVDPQIIKPRKLDKRRYTEEKIREAKQETKQAASEGAYQDLWSLDELGTPKAPEDPDAARIPFPPEPEKDLMWFIQEYSEILEDWQRDIMTMLRDEMLYFWPQMETKIMNEGWASYWHQRIMRELDLTSDETIEYAKLNSSVVQPSTQSLNPYYLGLKIFEDIERRWDKPTEEEQSRLGRRPGKGREKIFEVRELDMDTSFIRNYLTKDLVKDLDLYVFEKQGPEWKITDKTWEHIRDQLVYSRVNGGSPYIVVVDGDFKRTGELMLQHRYEGIELDLKYLERTLPYVYTLWGRPVHLETVVEGQKAMFSYDGKKHYRKML
- a CDS encoding helicase C-terminal domain-containing protein, with the translated sequence MSYEIAISVRPLVEYVYRSGSITGGFRTNATMQEGTRIHQSIQKTYAETDQKEVFLSAEIPYGDLLFKIEGRCDGLIQLDSQWTIDEIKSTAAPLQELEDGLPVHWAQGKMYAYMYAKAEGLASMQVQLTYVRTGSGEQKKLLVSHTFDELEAYTLEVIAAYAPYAEMLRRHEEERNGSIAELPFPFPSYRAGQRKLAGAVFKTIQEGAGLMAKAPTGIGKTMSTLFPAVKAVGAGHISKIFYLTARTTTRATAEEAFSRMQAQGLHLNSVTITAKDKICFKEEEACDAGHCSLCEGYYDRINGAVLDIMENETIMTRPIIEAYARKHRVCPFEYSLDIAYAADAVVCDYNYIFDPRVSLKRLVEEQKKQTAVLVDEAHNLVDRGRAMFSAELIKSVFLSIKSEYKAANEGLSRAAGEVNSFLAAVKNNCSSEGRIIQAELPEELITKLEKFVEAAEIELAANGAAASSQVSLEAQEELLSTYFMAQNFIRMAKLYDDHYLTYAEIIRTEFRIKLFCLDPSELLRQAGKGYRSIIYFSATLSPMSYYRDMLGADQEDYTLSIPSPFRKEQLDVRLVPLSVRYNDRESSKRTIARLLQQVCEERSGGNLLVFFPSYSYMQEVYDTYVQEEGEGVDVVLQQSSMSEEERETFLAGFQPNPERTHLGFAVLGGVFSEGVDLPGDRLGGVIVVGTGLPQIGLENNMLRDYFNQTGRNGFNYAYIFPGMNKVLQAGGRLIRTEQDEGVLVLVDDRFAQDPYRSLLPEEWREYKRVHPASI
- a CDS encoding peptide MFS transporter encodes the protein MAEITKKDIAESVPQKGFFGHPKGLFTLFFTEFWERFSYYGMRAILLYYMYDTVMNGGLGIDQTTALSIMSIYGSLVYMSGIIGGWLADRVFGTSKAVFYGGVLIMFGHIVLAIPGSVALFFVSMVLIVLGTGLLKPNVSSVVGEIYTPEDQRRDAGFSIFYMGINLGGFLSPLIVGTLGEYNYHLGFGVAAVGMFLGLVVFALTKKKFLGLAGTVVANPLAAGEKKKVYTWIVVGVLIVAILAYIGIVTKLLTFDRFILLVGILGIIIPALYFLVMYHSPKTSRVERSRILAYIPLFIAAVMFWAIQEQGSTILAAYAKERTQLEFAGITLTPAWFQSLNPLFIIILAPVFAWIWVKLGNRQPSVAKKFSLGLLFAGLSFLVILLPAYFGGSDSLVNPLWLVLSYLIVVIGELCLSPVGLSATTKLAPAAFSAQTMSLWFLTNAAAQAINAQVVKLYSPESEMAYFGIIGVLSIGLGVVLFALSPIIQRAMKGIK
- the yhbH gene encoding sporulation protein YhbH; the protein is MSSSSHNFVVSREDWSLHRKGYQDQQRHQQKIKEAIKENLSDLVSEENIIMSDGKQIVKIPLRNLEEYRFVHNFNKQKHVGQGDGSSEVGDVLARDRPGKAGKPGKGGEAGDQPGDDVVEAEVNIEDLEDILFSELELPHLKEKDKQEVETEAIRFNDIRKKGIMSNIDKKRTILENLRRNARQGQPGIHGISPDDLRYKTWEEIIVPHSNAVIIAMMDTSGSMGSFEKYCARSFFFWMTRFLRKQYEKVEIVFIAHHTEAKEVSEEDFFNRGESGGTICSSAYLKALEIIDSRFPISSYNIYPFHFSDGDNLTSDNERCVKLIDELLKRSNMFGYGEVNQYNRSSTLMSAYRNIKKPEFKHYIIKERGEVYGALKHFFQKQEVKA